In Solanum stenotomum isolate F172 chromosome 6, ASM1918654v1, whole genome shotgun sequence, one DNA window encodes the following:
- the LOC125868337 gene encoding homeobox-leucine zipper protein HAT5 isoform X3 produces the protein MEVGRVINEKLSHCLWMSNSSPSFHGSASMVNFEDVGRGEVTKERPFFPAIDKEETSNDDYDSCYHQPEKKRRLLPNQVQFLEKSFEVDNKLEPERKVQLANELGLQPRQIAIWFQNRRARYKTKVLEKDYDVLKASFDKLKADYDTLFKENEDLRNEVHLLTQKLHRKEKGKENSEQSVPISPIDTQEAQKTTTPIVVTSDVPSMPKLMCKQEDATSAKSDVIDSDSPHYTDGNHSSNVFEQEPSDFSQDEDDNLSKSFLCFPEIGDQIQANSCNLSFQIEDQPCWFWQY, from the exons ATGGAAGTTGGAAGGGTTATTAATGAAA AACTTTCTCATTGTCTCTGGATGTCCAATTCTTCCCCCTCTTTTCATG GTTCTGCATCAATGGTTAATTTCGAAGATGTTGGTCGAGGAGAAGTCACTAAAGAGAGGCCATTTTTTCCAGCAATTGACAAAGAAGAAACTAGCAATGATGATTATGATAGTTGTTATCATCAGccagaaaagaagagaagactTTTGCCTAATCAAGTGCAGTTTCTTGAGAAGAGTTTTGAGGTAGACAACAAGCTTGAACCAGAGAGGAAAGTTCAATTGGCTAATGAACTTGGCTTGCAGCCTAGGCAAATTGCTATTTGGTTTCAAAATAGGCGTGCTCGATACAAGACTAAAGTACTTGAGAAGGACTATGATGTTTTGAAAGCTAGCTTTGATAAACTTAAAGCTGATTATGACACCCTTTTCAAAGAGAATGAGGATTTGAGAAATGAG GTCCATTTGCTTACACAAAAATTGCATAGGAAGGAGAAAGGGAAGGAAAACTCAGAACAAAGTGTACCAATTAGTCCAATAGATACACAAGAGGCTCAAAAGACAACAACTCCAATAGTTGTTACCTCAGATGTACCAAGTATGCCAAAGTTAATGTGCAAACAAGAAGATGCAACTTCAGCAAAAAGTGATGTTATTGATTCAGATAGCCCACATTATACAGATGGGAATCATTCATCAAATGTATTTGAACAAGAGCCATCTGATTTTTCTCAAGATGAAGATGACAATCTAAGCAAGAGCTTTTTATGTTTCCCAGAAATTGGAGATCAAATTCAAGCTAATTCATGCAATTTGAGTTTCCAAATTGAAGATCAGCCTTGTTGGTTCTGGCAATATTGA
- the LOC125868337 gene encoding homeobox-leucine zipper protein HAT5 isoform X1 yields MEVGRVINESSNTVLVPSEKLSHCLWMSNSSPSFHGSASMVNFEDVGRGEVTKERPFFPAIDKEETSNDDYDSCYHQPEKKRRLLPNQVQFLEKSFEVDNKLEPERKVQLANELGLQPRQIAIWFQNRRARYKTKVLEKDYDVLKASFDKLKADYDTLFKENEDLRNEVHLLTQKLHRKEKGKENSEQSVPISPIDTQEAQKTTTPIVVTSDVPSMPKLMCKQEDATSAKSDVIDSDSPHYTDGNHSSNVFEQEPSDFSQDEDDNLSKSFLCFPEIGDQIQANSCNLSFQIEDQPCWFWQY; encoded by the exons ATGGAAGTTGGAAGGGTTATTAATGAAAGTTCTAATACTGTTTTGGTTCCAAGTGAAAAACTTTCTCATTGTCTCTGGATGTCCAATTCTTCCCCCTCTTTTCATG GTTCTGCATCAATGGTTAATTTCGAAGATGTTGGTCGAGGAGAAGTCACTAAAGAGAGGCCATTTTTTCCAGCAATTGACAAAGAAGAAACTAGCAATGATGATTATGATAGTTGTTATCATCAGccagaaaagaagagaagactTTTGCCTAATCAAGTGCAGTTTCTTGAGAAGAGTTTTGAGGTAGACAACAAGCTTGAACCAGAGAGGAAAGTTCAATTGGCTAATGAACTTGGCTTGCAGCCTAGGCAAATTGCTATTTGGTTTCAAAATAGGCGTGCTCGATACAAGACTAAAGTACTTGAGAAGGACTATGATGTTTTGAAAGCTAGCTTTGATAAACTTAAAGCTGATTATGACACCCTTTTCAAAGAGAATGAGGATTTGAGAAATGAG GTCCATTTGCTTACACAAAAATTGCATAGGAAGGAGAAAGGGAAGGAAAACTCAGAACAAAGTGTACCAATTAGTCCAATAGATACACAAGAGGCTCAAAAGACAACAACTCCAATAGTTGTTACCTCAGATGTACCAAGTATGCCAAAGTTAATGTGCAAACAAGAAGATGCAACTTCAGCAAAAAGTGATGTTATTGATTCAGATAGCCCACATTATACAGATGGGAATCATTCATCAAATGTATTTGAACAAGAGCCATCTGATTTTTCTCAAGATGAAGATGACAATCTAAGCAAGAGCTTTTTATGTTTCCCAGAAATTGGAGATCAAATTCAAGCTAATTCATGCAATTTGAGTTTCCAAATTGAAGATCAGCCTTGTTGGTTCTGGCAATATTGA
- the LOC125869058 gene encoding uncharacterized protein LOC125869058: protein MAISLSHSPQLSTFSYRKSNPSFSFPKIHSFLHQNRQIHLKTQSFPILQTFSHLGRVQRVIRASSSDSFLEVIEEEEGLLPTEEKPLKFLFWVLLWASVSVGLFVVSGDAKAAADSIRASGFGVKVANALRSSGWPDEAAVFALATLPVIELRGAIPVGYWLQLKPTVLTVLSVLGNMVPVPFIVLYLKKLAIFLAGTNKSASKLLDLLFERAKDKAGPVKEFQWLGLMLFVAVPFPGTGAWTGAIIASVLNMPFWSAVSANFVGVVLAGLLVNLLVNLGLKYAIITGIILFIISTFMWSILRSLKSSMSSSS, encoded by the exons ATGGCCATTTCTTTATCCCACTCTCCACAGCTATCGACTTTCTCTTATAGAAAGTCTAACCCATCTTTCTCATTCCCCAAGATTCACTCTTTCTTGCATCAAAATCGACAAATTCACTTAAAGACTCAATCTTTTCCAATATTACAAACTTTTAGCCATCTGGGTCGTGTTCAAAGGGTAATTAGAGCTTCTTCTTCTGATAGTTTTCTTGAAGTAATTGAAGAGGAAGAGGGTTTATTGCCTACTGAGGAGAAACCATTGAAATTCTTGTTTTGGGTGTTGTTATGGGCGTCTGTATCTGTTGGTTTGTTTGTAGTTTCTGGGGATGCAAAAGCTGCTGCTGACTCTATTCGGGCTTCGGGTTTTGGTGTAAAAGTTGCTAATGCTTTGAGGAGTTCAGGATGGCCTGATGAGGCTGCTGTGTTTGCTTTGGCTACACTTCCTGTAATTGAGCTTCGTGGGGCAATTCCTGTTGGTTATTGGTTGCAACTTAAGCCTACTGTGTTGACCGTTTTATCTGTTCTTGG GAACATGGTTCCTGTCCCCTTCATTGTGCTCTACTTAAAGAAGTTAGCAATTTTCCTTGCTGGAACGAACAAGTCAGCATCGAAGCTTTTGGATTTGTTGTTTGAGAGGGCCAAAGACAAGGCAGGCCCTGTGAAAGAATTTCAATGGCTTGGTTTAATGCTCTTTGTGGCAGTTCCGTTTCCTGGAACCGGAGCTTGGACCGGAGCCATCATAGCTTCTGTGCTCAACATGCCTTTCTGGTCTGCTGTTTCAGCAAACTTTGTTGGTGTTGTCTTGGCTGGCCTTCTAGTGAACTTGTTGGTGAATCTTGGACTCAAGTATGCCATTATAACTGGCATAATACTATTCATTATTTCGACGTTCATGTGGAGTATCCTTCGAAGTCTTAAAAGCTCTATGAGCTCATCAAGCTGA
- the LOC125868337 gene encoding homeobox-leucine zipper protein HAT5 isoform X2, giving the protein MEVGRVINESSNTVLVPSEKLSHCLWMSNSSPSFHGSASMVNFEDVGRGEVTKEETSNDDYDSCYHQPEKKRRLLPNQVQFLEKSFEVDNKLEPERKVQLANELGLQPRQIAIWFQNRRARYKTKVLEKDYDVLKASFDKLKADYDTLFKENEDLRNEVHLLTQKLHRKEKGKENSEQSVPISPIDTQEAQKTTTPIVVTSDVPSMPKLMCKQEDATSAKSDVIDSDSPHYTDGNHSSNVFEQEPSDFSQDEDDNLSKSFLCFPEIGDQIQANSCNLSFQIEDQPCWFWQY; this is encoded by the exons ATGGAAGTTGGAAGGGTTATTAATGAAAGTTCTAATACTGTTTTGGTTCCAAGTGAAAAACTTTCTCATTGTCTCTGGATGTCCAATTCTTCCCCCTCTTTTCATG GTTCTGCATCAATGGTTAATTTCGAAGATGTTGGTCGAGGAGAAGTCACTAAAGA AGAAACTAGCAATGATGATTATGATAGTTGTTATCATCAGccagaaaagaagagaagactTTTGCCTAATCAAGTGCAGTTTCTTGAGAAGAGTTTTGAGGTAGACAACAAGCTTGAACCAGAGAGGAAAGTTCAATTGGCTAATGAACTTGGCTTGCAGCCTAGGCAAATTGCTATTTGGTTTCAAAATAGGCGTGCTCGATACAAGACTAAAGTACTTGAGAAGGACTATGATGTTTTGAAAGCTAGCTTTGATAAACTTAAAGCTGATTATGACACCCTTTTCAAAGAGAATGAGGATTTGAGAAATGAG GTCCATTTGCTTACACAAAAATTGCATAGGAAGGAGAAAGGGAAGGAAAACTCAGAACAAAGTGTACCAATTAGTCCAATAGATACACAAGAGGCTCAAAAGACAACAACTCCAATAGTTGTTACCTCAGATGTACCAAGTATGCCAAAGTTAATGTGCAAACAAGAAGATGCAACTTCAGCAAAAAGTGATGTTATTGATTCAGATAGCCCACATTATACAGATGGGAATCATTCATCAAATGTATTTGAACAAGAGCCATCTGATTTTTCTCAAGATGAAGATGACAATCTAAGCAAGAGCTTTTTATGTTTCCCAGAAATTGGAGATCAAATTCAAGCTAATTCATGCAATTTGAGTTTCCAAATTGAAGATCAGCCTTGTTGGTTCTGGCAATATTGA
- the LOC125866565 gene encoding uncharacterized protein At1g27050 — protein sequence MGRKRDRPHFNRHVPYSFPKRRRPTPVTDDPLPVPEDNSSSTKQQPATVVVIGVPSECSVLDIKSRFEIYGSISRTRMDPNGLAHITFRSNDSAQSAVEAAEDSSFPITLHSKPVQVIWATDHALQWKEGVMRKDELSTSTVASKLVKAEVPLSRHGRSNRLGSAIVNPRDEDNDNAGGNVREHVSTRLVEPYKGREIVAYDDIL from the exons ATGGGCCGCAAGAGAGACAGACCCCACTTCAATCGCCACGTCCCGTACTCCTTCCCCAAGCGCCGCCGTCCAACACCAGTCACCGACGATCCATTACCGGTGCCGGAAGACAACTCATCGTCCACCAAACAACAGCCAGCTACTGTGGTGGTTATTGGGGTTCCTTCTGAATGCTCTGTGCTCGACATTAAATCTCGTTTTGAGATTTATGGATCCATCTCTCGAACTCGTATGGACCCTAATGGTCTCGCTCATATCACTTTCCGTTCCAATGATTCTGCTCAATCTGCTGTTGAAGCTGCCGAAGATTCATCTTTCCCCATTACTCTCCACTCCAAGCCT GTTCAGGTAATATGGGCAACTGACCATGCATTGCAGTGGAAAGAAGGTGTGATGCGAAAGGATGAACTATCCACATCAACGGTTGCATCGAAGCTAGTTAAAGCAGAAGTGCCACTAAGTAGGCACGGAAGAAGTAATCGACTGGGATCAGCAATTGTGAACCCCCGAGATGAGGATAATGATAATGCTGGCGGTAATGTTCGTGAACATGTTAGTACAAGGCTGGTTGAGCCTTACAAGGGTAGGGAAATTGTTGCCTATGATGATATTTTGTAA